One stretch of Ipomoea triloba cultivar NCNSP0323 chromosome 8, ASM357664v1 DNA includes these proteins:
- the LOC116026775 gene encoding uncharacterized protein LOC116026775 has product MGNCQAVDAAALVIQHPSGKMERMYWPIMASEVMKTNPGHYVSLIIPLPIAAADENSDEKTVRFSRVKLLRPTDTLVLGRAYRLITTQEVVKVLKAKKYAKMKTDSQKQSLGCEVEVEEEEAESEERKNNQGMRHEKRRQRGGATNQGGVRSKSWRPSLQSISESGAGS; this is encoded by the exons ATGGGAAATTGTCAGGCTGTGGATGCAGCGGCACTGGTTATTCAGCATCCTAGTGGGAAGATGGAGAGGATGTATTGGCCGATAATGGCGAGTGAGGTGATGAAAACAAACCCTGGGCACTACGTTTCTCTCATAATACCTCTGCCCATCGCCGCCGCCGATGAGAATTCCGACGAAAAAACCGTCAGGTTTAGCCGTGTCAAGCTTCTCCGGCCTACTGATACTCTGGTTCTGGGCAGGGCTTATCGCCTAATTACTACTCAAG AGGTGGTGAAGGTGCTGAAAGCTAAGAAGTATGCAAAGATGAAGACAGATTCACAGAAACAGAGTTTAGGCTGTGAagtagaagtagaagaagaagaagctgaaAGTGAAGAAAGGAAAAACAATCAA GGCATGAGACATGAAAAACGTAGGCAGAGGGGTGGGGCAACGAACCAGGGTGGGGTGAGGTCTAAATCATGGCGTCCATCATTGCAGAGCATTTCTGAATCTGGTGCAGGGAGCTGA
- the LOC116026715 gene encoding uncharacterized protein LOC116026715 isoform X2 — protein MDNQGEQHLQKSLFASRTSPNCLFQLFKHLTDEQKEVVQEIGFGGLLHLSTDRLASSLSCWLANSYEVADQTLYVDLSRGKKIEINSYDVHLTLGLPCSDNEVVEAGNSDDSDESYKNLLDRWRESWNIQCGSPTAAAMLKAMQGDKSHGEEFRRNFVILTVSTLLASTQTRYVNFKILKSLINVEQIKELDWSGYTIKKLNLAMDSWKAKTDSFFTGSMLFLQMLYLDRVITAQGRIVPRDFPTLKGWTSDCICQRLDWEVKHGGFGKGRVEMPYGHEFSKSPNVALPTQQIEDDSVPIGEEPDYERDLKELGKCCATVAVAIINLKRNITQVSEKYPDSAQVNRIKAMATTIFMGNSSLTQKINQLTAMATTLVDKTSGTKQFEVSQIVTQESR, from the exons ATGGATAATCAAGGGGAGCAGCACCTTCAAAAATCTCTATTTGCTTCACGAACTTCCCCAAACTGCTTGTTTCAATTGTTCAAGCACCTCACAGATGAACAAAAAGAGGTGGTACAGGAGATTGGCTTTGGTGGGCTGCTTCATCTTTCCACTGACCGACTTGCTTCATCACTGTCTTGTTGGCTTGCGAACAGCTATGAGGTAGCTGATCAAACATTATACGTGGATTTAAGTCGTGGAAAGAAGATAGAAATCAATTCATATGATGTTCATCTCACTCTTGGCTTGCCGTGCTCAGATAATGAGGTTGTTGAAGCAGGAAACAGTGACGATTCTGATGAATCTTACAAGAATTTATTGGATAGATGGCGTGAAAGTTGGAACATACAATGTGGCTCACCCACAGCAGCAGCAATGCTCAAAGCTATGCAGGGTGACAAGTCACATGGTGAAGAGTTCAGGAGGAACTTTGTGATACTCACTGTGTCCACACTGTTGGCATCAACACAAACCAGATatgtgaattttaaaattttgaaatcacTTATTAATGTTGAACAAATAAAAGAACTTGACTGGTCGGGTTATACGATCAAGAAGCTCAACCTGGCAATGGATTCATGGAAGGCAAAGACGGACTCTTTTTTCACTGGTTCAATGCTGTTCTTACAG ATGCTTTACCTAGACCGTGTGATTACTGCACAAGGGAGGATAGTTCCAAGGGACTTCCCTACACTAAAAGGGTGGACATCTGATTGCATATGTCAACGACTGGACTGGGAAGTCAAGCATGGAGGTTTTGGAAAGGGACGTGTTGAAATGCCTTATGGACACGAGTTTTCTAAATCTCCCAACGTAGCTCTCCCAACTCAACAAATCGAAGATGATAGTGTACCCATAGGGGAGGAACCAGATTATGAG AGGGATTTGAAAGAGCTGGGTAAGTGCTGTGCAACCGTGGCAGTGGCCATCATAAACTTAAAAAGAAATATCACACAAGTGTCTGAAAAATACCCAGACTCGGCACAAGTAAACCGGATTAAGGCAATGGCTACTACAATTTTTATGGGTAACAGCTCTTTAACCCAAAAGATTAACCAGCTTACGGCCATGGCTACTACACTTGTGGATAAAACTTCTGGTACCAAACAGTTTGAGGTCAGTCAGATTGTCACTCAAGAGTCGAGATGA
- the LOC116027844 gene encoding uncharacterized protein LOC116027844 — protein MNSLFQACSAAIVSKTSCVVGSHSICRFSVLPWKVSFSQAGIRRVYLNSFLERVYVRSYSSKKSSRNCSWSQKSDHDMASTPALITEDDEINAFFVVRKGDLVGIYRRLSDCQSQVGSSICDPPVSVYKGYAMPKDTEDYLISRGLKNALYTIRAQDLTEDLFGSLLLCPFQDVVGSTVLPDDSLRKHAKLEHDSDQVLSLGRSCTLEFDGASKGTGQAGAGAVVRADDGSLTCRLREGLGIATCNAAEYRGIILGLKYALSKGFTSIRVQGDSKLVCMQIQGHWKVKSQNLSVLCGQAKQLKDRFLSFEIIHVLRKFNSDADVQANLGAALPDGQIQEEIVLER, from the exons ATGAATAGCTTGTTTCAAGCATGTTCTGCTGCTATAGTATCGAAGACGAGCTGTGTTGTTGGGAGCCACTCAATTTGCAGATTTTCAGTACTTCCATGGAAGGTGAGCTTCAGTCAAGCCGGGATTAGAAGAGTTTATTTAAACTCATTTTTGGAAAGAGTTTACGTTAGGTCGTATTCATCTAAAAAGTCGAGTAGGAATTGTTCTTGGTCACAAAAGTCCGACCATGATATGGCTTCCACTCCTGCACTGATAACGGAGGACGACGAGATAAATGCTTTCTTCGTTGTTAGAAAAGGAGATCTTGTTGGTATCTACAGACGTTTGAGTGATTGCCAGTCTCAAGTTGGATCCTCG ATATGTGATCCTCCCGTTAGTGTGTATAAAGGCTATGCCATGCCTAAGGACACAGAAGACTACCTTATCTCTCGTGGGCTTAAAAATGCTCTTTATACTATCAGAGCCCAAGATCTAACTGAAGATCTTTTTGGCTCTCTGTTGCTATGCCCATTCCAG GATGTTGTTGGATCAACAGTTCTGCCAGATGATTCTCTAAGAAAGCATGCCAAGTTAGAACATGACAGTGATCAAGTGCTATCATTAGGT CGCTCTTGTACTCTTGAATTTGACGGTGCTTCTAAAGGAACCGGACAAGCGGGGGCAGGAGCTGTGGTCCGAGCTGATGATGGAAGTTTG ACCTGTCGGCTTCGTGAGGGTTTGGGCATTGCAACATGTAATGCAGCTGAATATCGAGGCATTATTTTGGGGTTAAAGTATGCACTTAGCAAAGGATTTACTAGCATTCGTGTTCAGGGTGACTCCAAACTCGTTTGTATGCAG ATTCAGGGCCATTGGAAGGTTAAAAGCCAAAACCTTTCAGTCCTGTGTGGGCAGGCAAAACAACTTAAGGATAGATTTCTTTCCTTCGAAATCATTCATGTTCTTCGG AAATTCAACTCTGATGCCGATGTACAGGCAAACTTGGGCGCTGCACTTCCTG ATGGCCAAATTCAAGAGGAGATTGTATTGGAGAGATAA
- the LOC116026715 gene encoding uncharacterized protein LOC116026715 isoform X1, producing the protein MDNDGTKDERLSKRAKPYKPRKESAAGEDRKQVLSPAAIPVWPEREVLNTDAAMDNQGEQHLQKSLFASRTSPNCLFQLFKHLTDEQKEVVQEIGFGGLLHLSTDRLASSLSCWLANSYEVADQTLYVDLSRGKKIEINSYDVHLTLGLPCSDNEVVEAGNSDDSDESYKNLLDRWRESWNIQCGSPTAAAMLKAMQGDKSHGEEFRRNFVILTVSTLLASTQTRYVNFKILKSLINVEQIKELDWSGYTIKKLNLAMDSWKAKTDSFFTGSMLFLQMLYLDRVITAQGRIVPRDFPTLKGWTSDCICQRLDWEVKHGGFGKGRVEMPYGHEFSKSPNVALPTQQIEDDSVPIGEEPDYERDLKELGKCCATVAVAIINLKRNITQVSEKYPDSAQVNRIKAMATTIFMGNSSLTQKINQLTAMATTLVDKTSGTKQFEVSQIVTQESR; encoded by the exons ATGGACAACGACGGAACCAAGGATGAACGATTGTCTAAAAGAGCGAAACCATACAAGCCGCGCAAAGAATCCGCCGCAGGTGAAGACCGTAAGCAGGTGCTCTCGCCGGCGGCTATACCGGTGTGGCCTGAGAG GGAAGTATTAAATACGGATGCTGCCATGGATAATCAAGGGGAGCAGCACCTTCAAAAATCTCTATTTGCTTCACGAACTTCCCCAAACTGCTTGTTTCAATTGTTCAAGCACCTCACAGATGAACAAAAAGAGGTGGTACAGGAGATTGGCTTTGGTGGGCTGCTTCATCTTTCCACTGACCGACTTGCTTCATCACTGTCTTGTTGGCTTGCGAACAGCTATGAGGTAGCTGATCAAACATTATACGTGGATTTAAGTCGTGGAAAGAAGATAGAAATCAATTCATATGATGTTCATCTCACTCTTGGCTTGCCGTGCTCAGATAATGAGGTTGTTGAAGCAGGAAACAGTGACGATTCTGATGAATCTTACAAGAATTTATTGGATAGATGGCGTGAAAGTTGGAACATACAATGTGGCTCACCCACAGCAGCAGCAATGCTCAAAGCTATGCAGGGTGACAAGTCACATGGTGAAGAGTTCAGGAGGAACTTTGTGATACTCACTGTGTCCACACTGTTGGCATCAACACAAACCAGATatgtgaattttaaaattttgaaatcacTTATTAATGTTGAACAAATAAAAGAACTTGACTGGTCGGGTTATACGATCAAGAAGCTCAACCTGGCAATGGATTCATGGAAGGCAAAGACGGACTCTTTTTTCACTGGTTCAATGCTGTTCTTACAG ATGCTTTACCTAGACCGTGTGATTACTGCACAAGGGAGGATAGTTCCAAGGGACTTCCCTACACTAAAAGGGTGGACATCTGATTGCATATGTCAACGACTGGACTGGGAAGTCAAGCATGGAGGTTTTGGAAAGGGACGTGTTGAAATGCCTTATGGACACGAGTTTTCTAAATCTCCCAACGTAGCTCTCCCAACTCAACAAATCGAAGATGATAGTGTACCCATAGGGGAGGAACCAGATTATGAG AGGGATTTGAAAGAGCTGGGTAAGTGCTGTGCAACCGTGGCAGTGGCCATCATAAACTTAAAAAGAAATATCACACAAGTGTCTGAAAAATACCCAGACTCGGCACAAGTAAACCGGATTAAGGCAATGGCTACTACAATTTTTATGGGTAACAGCTCTTTAACCCAAAAGATTAACCAGCTTACGGCCATGGCTACTACACTTGTGGATAAAACTTCTGGTACCAAACAGTTTGAGGTCAGTCAGATTGTCACTCAAGAGTCGAGATGA
- the LOC116028092 gene encoding polyprenol reductase 2-like, translated as MELGLVTMLRAAWIAAIIPILIALIPSSKLGCFHEFLLGFAKRGKIMQSSNNKFTVPQKFFCQFYILATLWTTLLLVAMSLYAYMTTTVISESSLFSSIVSDLTGGSHILSLHTSNSSKENRRKVLLSVFLLLLMETQALRRLYESIYVFKYSPSARMHILGYFAGLFFYTAAPLSLCCNFALEVLKFIVSLVQEFIVEGNDRMQVTEFDWWGFVSPLMQLRWYAWVGAAIFFWGWIHQHCCHAILGKLRKNREQFDDYMIPHGDWFEYVSSPHYLAEIVIYGGLVVASGCLDLTVWLLFSFVVVNLVLAATETHRWYLRKFDNYPKNRFAILPFLY; from the exons ATGGAGCTGGGGCTGGTTACCATGTTGAGAGCAGCATGGATTGCAGCGATTATACCCATTCTCATTGCGTTGATTCCTTCCTCTAAGCTTGGTTGCTTTCACGAATTCCTGCTGGGTTTTGCTAAGAGAGGCAAGATCATGCAATCTTCTAATAAT AAATTTACTGTTCCTCAGAAATTCTTCTGTCAGTTTTATATTCTTGCTACTCTTTGGACCACTCTTCTGCTGGTTGCAATGTCACTTTATGCATATATGACTACAACAGTAATCTCTGAGTCATCACTTTTTTCTAGCATTGTAAGCGATTTGACAGGAGGCTCACACATTCTTTCCCTGCATACATCAAATTCATCAAAGGAAAATAGACGCAAAGTTCTGCTATCTGTCTTTCTGCTTTTACTAATGGAAACCCAGGCATTGCGACGTCTTTATGAGTcaatatatgtatttaaataCAGTCCTTCTGCCAGAATGCACATTCTTGGCTACTTTGCAGGCTTATT TTTCTACACAGCTGCTCCTTTATCGCTTTGCTGCAATTTTGCTCTGGAGGTTTTGAAATTCATAGTGAGTTTGGTCCAAGAGTTTATTGTTGAAGGGAATGATAGAATGCAAGTCACCGAGTTTGATTGGTGGGGATTTGTAAGCCCTCTGATGCAACTAAGATGGTATGCATGGGTTGGTGCAGCGATTTTCTTTTGGGGTTGGATTCATCAGCACTGTTGCCatgctattttg GGCAAATTGAGGAAGAACAGAGAACAATTTGATGATTACATGATCCCTCATGGTGATTGGTTTGAATATGTTTCGTCTCCACATTATCTGGCTGAGATA GTTATATATGGTGGTCTTGTGGTTGCAAGTGGATGTTTGGATCTCACAGTGTGGCTACTCTTCAGTTTTGTG GTGGTAAATCTTGTCTTGGCAGCCACAGAAACGCATAGATGGTATCTGCGTAAATTTGACAACTACCCCAAAAATCGCTTTGCCATTCTGCCCTTCCTATATTGA